A part of Candida albicans SC5314 chromosome 2, complete sequence genomic DNA contains:
- the POM152 gene encoding Pom152p (Putative nuclear pore membrane glycoprotein) — MDSTDTEIRRKRNRESSSQPLIPTSVLDQASQRLFIVSIFILIQSWKIYDLVLLKSEIPATGEVLTSLSNFTFVLKYSVLDGLFLWLLPVLNIQYLSFSPLKTLLLTITLYGFSIFLVSAMALPLLSNVFLPIWRFLLQKKELNIIGESIDRSQVIDMDSHFKGQLTIHYLPDSSAKMNPFHFDQTCLGLDNNHLINMPVEFNTTSGIGYLQVQHTTPDNEIQYLNYTGHFLRRLFKKDYTHLSQYKDYKKSDKRIFYLEYPITKPGMYRIKNVLDNKGNSIRTYKSEFVISDCPSAKFFYPPNFESSNGFKCVTTLEDDSFPLPWVEVSSTTPSSVKLNVKVNGKEFRMMNLTIGQETDHKVSRTDFSWLKTVRLVRNSLQEKILDSKSTFNWGDTSILEFQLLQVKDSFGNVHRYEPLSKDKDVWYKLELRKSPSIGIYDKEKTQELLVGGQKVLYFSNLENFNDDDFPIDVKVKYIGQEEQNITRTFETKADLRNGLTITKPGKYVLSSAKDKYCPCEADKTPVEVELASIPSLDIVADPVSDRCLGTIGYNFDFNFTEGRPPFRVQYRIYSNTSGILKPVYSDTGKLNRELKSFEKSHSFKFKPPNEGSYTIMFTNLKDANYFKDPIALDENKYSYSTYFRQLSQVGFQVHQRTIHTCYGHTTKVPIFFNGNGPFSFEYDFLDVNSRKKLVDTVRVSNVENYAIDTPKELIGKTYDLKLSNAKDRFGCDAIIVDANSPVRVVSRSDIPEVEFSRAGQKLQVVEGSYVDIPLSIKSKIAVNGNDKIEVKYLGPTSKEPTIRRAQLVGSSIRLSDEGTYWLHSFESNGCAGRIGKADQFVTIGYYAKPSLAISASNEMLQHTDDSTIHLKPVCNGCSNEITLKLTGEAPFVVDYEINLPSGKMETHSMNIDTHDITIKLPTRSNGRFEHQFKRVYDRLYTKTRGKPTSLHVPKVIYDINPLPTAQFLPDDHFTQVCENKLSEDSVIAHVPIQFSGAYPFDVLLTLTNEKTGKMHDIRYRNVEDNYITLKTLNFLGLGDYSLKFAKVSDANGCTTHQFKTNDRYLISITEPPTIYKADPATKHYCVGDHVAYNLSGVFPITIFYEYNDKVRRVESYSRFERLASRPGVLNIHGLKDSGINSCAVNYTFDTTKLDELRLEVHEIPTVEVNKGDYLIEDLHEGDQTELIFTFLGEPPFQLTYIRTIDIRKGKKTFRKLVEKETIKDIWQHELVVMASLEGTYEAIEIQDKYCRAVKKVDYIE; from the coding sequence ATGGACTCGACAGATACTGAAATACgaaggaaaagaaacagaGAGAGCTCACTGCAGCCATTGATACCGACGAGTGTCCTCGATCAAGCCTCACAAAGACTATTCATTGTGTCAATATTCATTCTAATACAGAGTTGGAAAATTTATGATTTGGTTCTACTAAAATCAGAAATCCCAGCAACGGGAGAAGTGTTAACACTGTTGAGCAATTTTACATTTGTATTGAAATATAGTGTATTGGATGGGCTATTTTTATGGCTCTTACCAGTTTTGAATATCCAGTACTTGTCATTTTCGCCTTTAAAAACATTATTACTTACAATAACACTATACGGATTCTCAATTTTCTTGGTGAGTGCTATGGCATTACCGTTACTATCCAATGTATTTTTACCAATTTGGAGATtcttgttgcaaaaaaaggaattgaACATAATTGgtgaatcaattgatagaaGCCAAGTGATAGATATGGATTCACATTTTAAAGGTCAATTGACCATTCATTATTTACCAGACTCGTCAGCAAAAATGAATCCGTTCCATTTCGACCAGACGTGTCTTGGATTGGACAACAATCATCTCATTAACATGCCCGTTGAGTTCAATACCACATCGGGAATTGGGTATTTACAAGTACAACACACTACCCCTGACAACGAAATccaatatttaaattatacTGGACATTTCCTTCGGAGACTCTTTAAAAAAGACTATACTCACTTGTCTCAGTATAAAGATTATAAAAAGTCTGACAAAAGAATTTTCTATTTGGAATACCCAATAACAAAGCCAGGAATGTACAGGATCAAAAATGTTTTAGATAATAAAGGAAACAGCATTCGTACATACAAATCAGAATTTGTGATTTCAGATTGTCCACTGGCAAAGTTTTTTTATCCTCCAAACTTTGAAAGCTCAAATGGGTTCAAATGTGTCACAACTTTAGAAGATGATAGTTTCCCATTGCCATGGGTGGAAGTTTCCAGTACCACCCCCTCGTCTGTAAAGCTTAATGTAAAAGTCAACGGTAAAGAATTCCgaatgatgaatttgacaATAGGACAAGAAACAGATCATAAAGTATCGAGAACTGATTTTAGCTGGCTCAAAACAGTAAGATTAGTACGAAATTCgttacaagaaaaaattttagaTTCAAAGAGCACTTTCAACTGGGGTGATACCAGCATTTTGGAATTCCAGTTGTTGCAGGTCAAAGATTCTTTCGGTAATGTACACCGATATGAACCGCTTTCAAAAGATAAAGATGTATGGTATAAACTTGAGCTTAGAAAATCACCATCTATTGGTATTTACGATAAGGAAAAAACCCAAGAGTTATTAGTGGGTGGACAAAAGGTGCTCTATTTTTCGAATTTGGAAAACttcaatgatgatgactTTCCTATTGACGTTAAGGTGAAGTATATCGGTCAGGAAGAACAAAATATAACTCGCACGTTCGAGACGAAAGCTGATTTGCGTAATGGACTTACAATAACTAAACCAGGAAAATACGTGTTGTCCAGTGCTAAAGACAAGTACTGTCCATGTGAAGCAGATAAAACACcagttgaagttgaattgGCATCAATCCCATCATTGGATATTGTTGCTGATCCTGTTTCTGATAGATGTCTTGGTACTATTGGGtacaattttgatttcaatttcactGAAGGTAGACCTCCGTTTAGAGTGCAATATCGAATTTACTCCAATACATCTGGTATTCTTAAACCAGTTTATTCAGATACTGGTAAACTTAATAGAGAATTAAAGTCATTTGAGAAGTCTCattcttttaaattcaaGCCTCCAAATGAAGGCAGTTATACCATTATGTTTACTAATTTAAAAGATGCAAACTATTTCAAAGACCCGATAGCATTggatgaaaataaatattcataTCTGACATATTTTAGACAATTGTCACAAGTGGGATTTCAAGTTCATCAACGTACAATTCACACGTGTTATGGACACACAACCAAAGTTccaattttcttcaatggGAACGGTCCGTTTTCCTTTGAGTACGACTTTTTGGATGTTAACTCTAGAAAGAAGTTGGTTGATACGGTAAGAGTTAGCAATGTCGAGAATTATGCAATTGACACAccaaaagaattgattggtAAAACATAcgatttgaaattgagcAATGCAAAGGATAGATTTGGCTGTGATGCTATAATAGTTGATGCAAACTCTCCAGTAAGGGTTGTTAGCAGACTGGATATCCCTGAAGTTGAATTTAGTCGAGCTGGACAGAAATTGCAAGTTGTCGAAGGCTCATATGTTGATATACCATTGTCGATTAAATCTAAAATTGCAGTTAATGGCAATGACAAGATTGAGGTTAAATATTTGGGGCCAACTTCCAAAGAGCCTACTATTAGACGGGCTCAATTGGTCGGCTCTTCAATCAGATTATCAGACGAAGGGACTTATTGGTTGCATTCTTTTGAAAGTAATGGTTGTGCTGGTCGTATAGGAAAGGCAGACCAATTTGTCACTATTGGCTACTATGCGAAACCGTCATTAGCAATCAGTGCTAGTAACGAAATGTTACAACATACAGATGATTCAACAATTCATTTGAAACCGGTTTGTAATGGATGTTCCAATGAAATTACTTTGAAGTTAACTGGTGAAGCACCATTTGTGGTGGATTATGAAATAAACTTACCCAGTGGAAAAATGGAAACACATTCTATGAACATTGATACTCACGATATCACCATCAAATTGCCAACTAGATCTAACGGGAGATTTGAACATCAGTTCAAACGTGTTTATGATCGTTTATACACAAAAACCAGAGGAAAACCCACAAGTTTACATGTTCCTAAAGTTATTTATGACATCAACCCATTACCAACGGCACAGTTTTTGCCTGATGATCATTTCACTCAAGTATGTGAGAATAAGTTATCTGAAGACTCAGTTATTGCTCATGTTCCTATTCAATTTAGTGGTGCATATCCATTTGACGTTTTGTTAACATTGACGAATGAAAAAACAGGAAAGATGCATGATATCAGGTATAGAAATGTGGAGGATAATTATATCACCTTGAAAACTCTCAACTTTCTTGGATTGGGCGACTATTCCTTGAAGTTTGCCAAAGTATCTGATGCCAATGGTTGTACAACACACCAGTTCAAAACAAATGACAGATACCTCATATCCATTACTGAGCCACCTACTATTTACAAGGCCGATCCAGCAACCAAACATTATTGTGTTGGAGACCACGTTGCCTATAATTTGTCGGGGGTGTTCCCAATAACTATTTTCTATGAATATAATGATAAAGTGAGAAGAGTTGAGCTGTATAGTCGTTTTGAAAGATTAGCGTCACGTCCAGGTGTTTTAAACATTCACGGATTAAAGGATTCTGGAATCAATTCGTGTGCTGTGAATTACACATTTGATACGACCAAACTAGATGAATTGAGATTAGAGGTTCACGAAATTCCTACTGTTGAAGTGAATAAAGGTGACTATTTGATAGAAGATCTTCATGAAGGGGATCAAACAGAATTGATATTTACTTTCCTTGGGGAGCCACCATTCCAACTTACTTATATTCGTACAATCGATATCAGAAAGGGGAAGAAAACTTTTAGGAAGTTGGTTGAGAAGGAAACTATAAAGGATATATGGCAACATGAGTTGGTAGTAATGGCAAGCCTCGAAGGTACCTATGAAGCAATTGAGATACAAGATAAGTATTGTCGGGCGGTCAAGAAAGTTGATTATATAgagtga
- the SAP30 gene encoding aspartyl protease SAP30 (Aspartic-type endopeptidase; involved in degradation of alpha pheromone; functional equivalent of S. cerevisiae Bar1; a-cell specific; induced by alpha pheromone) produces the protein MLFTILSLLVPSLAVAVSNTGGAVKLDLTISDEHMYYIENLALGTPPQFISNVIVDSGSSDLMIVDSIYNFSASSSLYNSNQTAIMKYGYGGQFPVYFINETIRSNDWKLSNLSVGLANISDMDSFSGILGIGFTRQELFKTNYSNFPYLLKDQGYTKSVLFSFNGQDQNPSIIFGGISTNIIDGPLVRAPFIKVISFINQLDYWLMPTFTVNQIKLGDTIVSNQKTLYQIDSGTNGFVPPTPVLNNILKILGDDYIQDDNGNIYFDIKYIEGLNITFSVQGYDIGFQLVDIVGDTIERNSTTFVALNVASCDIGYNAYEGLLPNLIFKYHYAIFDYDNAQIYFGKYKNSNGEANVVAVENGYQLPVPTVDVPDVEDTYSVIYIAESETTVTVAPTEVQSTYSSFSISEGTSSNLTSGSTSDDKITSVTSNPQYC, from the coding sequence atgttGTTTACAATTCTTAGTTTACTTGTGCCAAGTTTAGCTGTTGCTGTTTCAAATACTGGTGGTGCTGTCAAACTCGATTTAACCATTTCCGATGAGCACATGTACTATATTGAAAACCTTGCTTTAGGTACACCTCCGcaatttatttcaaatgttATTGTCGATTCAGGCTCTTCTGATTTGATGATTGTGGACTCGATCTACAACTTCTCGGCTTCTTCCAGTTTATACAATAGCAATCAGACTGCCATTATGAAGTATGGATATGGTGGTCAATTCCCAGTTTATTTCATCAACGAAACCATTAGATCTAACGATTGGAAGTTGTCCAATTTGTCCGTGGGATTGGCAAATATTTCTGATATGGATTCATTTTCGGGGATCTTGGGAATTGGATTCACCCGACAAGAACtattcaaaacaaattatctGAATTTCCCCTATTTGTTGAAAGATCAGGGTTATACAAAAAGTGTTTTATTTTCCTTCAATGGCCAAGATCAAAACCCatctattatttttggtgGTATTAGTACCAACATCATCGACGGTCCATTAGTTAGAGCCCCCTTTATTAAAGTAATCAGTTTTATTAACCAATTAGATTATTGGTTAATGCCTACATTCACTgtcaatcaaatcaaacttGGTGATACAATTGTTTCCAACCAGAAAACCTTGTACCAAATTGATAGTGGCACCAACGGATTTGTACCACCAACTCCCGTTTTAAACAACATCTTGAAAATATTGGGTGATGACTATATTCAGGATGACAACGGCAATATTTACTTTGATATCAAATACATTGAAGGATTAAATATTACTTTTAGTGTCCAAGGCTATGATATTGGGTTTCAGTTAGttgatattgttggtgATACCATAGAGAGAAACAGTACCACTTTCGTTGCTTTGAATGTTGCCTCTTGTGATATCGGCTACAATGCCTATGAAGGTTTATTGccaaatttaattttcaaatatcaTTATGCCATTTTTGATTATGATAATGCTCAAATTTACTTTGGAAAGTATAAGAATTCAAATGGGGAGGCGAATGTTGTCGCTGTAGAAAATGGCTACCAGTTACCGGTACCCACTGTTGATGTCCCGGATGTTGAAGATACATACTCGGTAATCTATATTGCTGAAAGTGAAACCACTGTTACAGTTGCTCCCACAGAAGTACAATCAACATACTCATCATTCAGTATTTCCGAAGGTACTTCAAGTAATCTAACTTCCGGTTCAACTAGTGATGACAAGATTACAAGTGTAACCTCTAACCCACAGTATTGTTAG
- the CDH1 gene encoding Cdh1p (Protein involved in regulation of mitosis; similar to S. cerevisiae Cdh1, which is an APC/C component; transcriptionally induced by Mnl1 under weak acid stress): MDKRDSNRPSKDNAIRNPFVSFETPRSPSRSTRSLNPPKLNEMGAIQSSPPRRRNNNTIFSDRYIPNRTGVDLQAAFSLTNEEILPDLRNTRNADNEIEIRREEEANRTFSTVLKAELFGDNVPMATANLSSATANSNLANNRSKTGRTNTGIVNGASVSGAATSTSSLSTTPPRSSNSGQNFPGSTGSSLPGNNNAIGNNDSHNIISANANNNISSDIDDITSTPRRKTNLFTYQSPQKSKPISRDLQQELYSLSPVRQDSQKLLLSPQKKPRTISKVPYRVLDAPELSDDFYLNLVDWGQQDVLAVGLGDSVYLWDGATQSVDRLCNLTNKDKVTSLNWIGTGTHLAIGTSKGLVEIWDATRIKCIRTMTGHSLRVSSLAWNEHILSSGSRDRTILNRDVRIEDHFVNKFDNHKQEVCGLKWNVEENKLASGGNDNNLFVWDGLNPKPLHQFTDHTAAVKAIAWSPHQRGILASGGGTADKTIKTWNTLTGNLVHDVNTGSQVCNLIWSKNSNELVSTHGYSRNQIIVWKYPSMQQIAQLTGHTYRVLYLSLSPDGETIVTGAGDETLRFWNVFEKNRHNESPASVLLGAFSQLR; the protein is encoded by the coding sequence ATGGACAAAAGAGATTCTAATAGACCTTCTAAGGACAATGCTATCCGTAATCCTTTTGTTCTGTTTGAGACTCCTAGGTCGCCATCACGATCAACCAGAAGTCTAAATCCTCCCAAGTTGAACGAAATGGGTGCTATACAATCGTCACCACCACGAAGGAGAAATAATAACACGATTTTCAGTGATCGATATATACCCAATAGAACAGGAGTTGATCTACAGGCTGCCTTTAGTTTGACTAATGAGGAAATACTACCGGATTTGAGAAACACTAGAAACGCTGATAATGAAATAGAAATTAGAAGAGAAGAGGAAGCAAATCGAACATTCTCAACAGTTCTTAAAGCAGAATTATTTGGTGATAATGTGCCGATGGCAACAGCAAACTTGTCTAGTGCCACTGCCAATTCTAATCTTGCAAACAATCGATCGAAAACAGGGAGAACAAATACTGGTATTGTTAACGGTGCATCTGTTTCTGGGGCTGCTACATCTACATCAAGTCTCTCCACAACCCCGCCAAGATCATCTAATTCTGGTCAGAATTTCCCTGGATCTACTGGCTCATCCTTGCCTGGTAACAATAATGcaattggtaataatgataGCCATAACATCATATCAGCAAAtgctaataataatatttctagtgatattgatgatattacTAGCACTCCACGTCGGAAAACTAACTTATTCACTTACCAGTCCCctcaaaaatcaaaaccaatATCAAGAGACTTGCAACAAGAATTGTACTCATTGTCACCCGTGCGGCAGGATTCACAGAAACTATTGTTGTCGCCGCAGAAGAAGCCTCGAACAATATCAAAGGTTCCATATAGAGTATTGGATGCACCAGAACTATCTgatgatttttatttgaatttagttGATTGGGGTCAACAGGATGTACTAGCCGTAGGATTGGGCGACAGTGTGTATTTATGGGATGGCGCCACACAATCAGTGGACAGATTGTGTAATTTAACAAACAAGGACAAAGTCACAAGTTTGAATTGGATAGGTACTGGTACCCATTTGGCAATAGGAACATCCAAGGGTTTGGTGGAGATATGGGATGCAACTCGAATCAAGTGCATCAGGACAATGACAGGACACTCTCTACGGGTTAGTTCATTAGCGTGGAATGAACACATATTAAGCAGTGGGAGTCGCGATCGAACCATTTTAAATCGCGATGTGAGAATTGAAGATCACtttgttaataaatttgataatcatAAGCAAGAAGTGTGTGGACTCAAGTGGAATGTGGAAGAAAACAAACTAGCTAGTGGTGGCAAcgataataatttgtttgtaTGGGATGGGCTCAATCCTAAACCGTTGCATCAATTTACAGACCACACTGCTGCCGTTAAAGCTATTGCTTGGTCGCCGCATCAACGGGGGATTTTGGCATCGGGTGGCGGAACAGCCGATAAGACTATAAAGACATGGAATACGTTGACTGGGAATTTAGTACATGATGTCAATACTGGCTCACAAGTGTGTAATTTAATCTGGTCAAAAAATTCCAACGAATTGGTTTCAACCCATGGTTattcaagaaatcaaattatagTGTGGAAGTATCCATCAATGCAACAAATTGCACAATTGACAGGTCATACATATAGAGTTTTATATTTGTCGTTGTCTCCTGATGGTGAAACAATCGTTACTGGTGCTGGTGATGAGACCTTACGATTTTGGAatgtatttgaaaaaaataggCATAACGAATCACCTGCTTCGGTTTTGTTAGGAGCATTTCTGCAGTTGCGCTAA
- the PHHB gene encoding 4a-hydroxytetrahydrobiopterin dehydratase (Putative 4a-hydroxytetrahydrobiopterin dehydratase; transposon mutation affects filamentous growth; flow model biofilm induced; Spider biofilm induced), which yields MSRRVLPALHEIAIRQGLENINQLGYPHWSFVKLDEPPAHVLTVHYQLKNFKTTWEFLNSVAELAASKRHHPTIITTYNKVDIQLTTHDSDNSVTQDDLDMAEAIQKQYHELTK from the coding sequence ATGTCGAGACGTGTATTACCTGCATTGCATGAAATTGCTATTCGTCAAGGTTTAGAAAACATTAATCAATTAGGATACCCCCATTGGTCGTTTGTTAAGTTGGATGAACCCCCAGCACATGTATTAACGGTTCATTATCAGTTGAAAAACTTTAAAACCACTTGGGAGTTTTTGAATTCTGTTGCTGAGCTTGCCGCTAGTAAGAGACACCATCCAACTATAATCACAACATATAACAAAGTTGACATTCAATTAACTACACATGACAGTGACAATAGTGTAACTCAAGATGATCTTGATATGGCAGAAGCTATTCAAAAGCAATATCATGAATTAACTAAATAg
- the SAS2 gene encoding Sas2p (Predicted histone acetyltransferase involved in histone H4 acetylation; member of MYST family), whose amino-acid sequence MSVTTTTNIIKASPKRKTKTDTKDQDNSYYGQLNKRNINKVTFGKYEFPTWYGNAAYFYPHDLSHSSLGYEYANKVASEGSIARKIHKKDIFDENLHEFWLDHLFVCEYCFKYTSNETILNQHVTACTYNRKRPSKGKLLYHDQANGYIIREVRGFQDPLFCQNLCLFGKLFLDDKSVYYNIDHFDFYIVFGKDDSSYIPMGFFSKEVLSYDNDNNLACICVFPPFQRRHLGSLLIEFSYQLAAVTPGQLKSSGPEFPLSPYGKVTYLRFWSKRLATKIHELQGSFTLSHLSKETGFRKEDILLTLEYMQILVTDDLGNVTLSLERLENWCSQNKVVPGVDINILNSECLIL is encoded by the coding sequence ATGCTGGTAACTACTACAACAAACATTATAAAAGCCTCTCCCAAACGGAAAACGAAAACAGACACCAAAGATCAAGATAATTCTTACTATGGACAGTTGAACAAACgaaatatcaataaagtCACATTTGGTAAATACGAGTTTCCTACATGGTACGGAAACGCAGCATATTTCTATCCCCATGATCTATCGCATTCAAGCTTAGGTTATGAATATGCCAACAAAGTAGCTTCTGAAGGATCAATTGCCCGAAAAATCCATAAAAAAGatatatttgatgaaaatttacACGAATTTTGGCTAGatcatttatttgtttgtgaATATTGTTTCAAGTACACTTCCAATGAGacaattttgaatcaaCATGTAACTGCATGCACAtataatagaaaaagaCCAAGTAAAGGTAAATTGTTGTACCATGACCAGGCCAATGGCTATATAATTCGAGAAGTACGAGGGTTTCAGGATCCTTTATTTTGTCAAAACCTATGCTTGTTTGGAAAATTGTTTCTTGACGATAAATCGgtttattataatatagatcattttgatttttatattgttttcGGTAAAGACGATTCCTCCTATATTCCCATGGGGTTTTTTTCCAAGGAAGTCTTATCGTACGACAATGATAATAACCTAGCCTGTATTTGTGTATTCCCCCCGTTTCAAAGAAGACATTTGGGTTCattgttgattgaatttCTGTATCAATTGGCTGCAGTTACTCCAGGACAACTTAAAAGCAGTGGCCCAGAATTCCCACTTTCACCATATGGCAAAGTGACATATTTGAGGTTTTGGTCAAAAAGACTAGCGACGAAAATCCACGAACTACAGGGATCATTTACATTGAGCCATCTTTCAAAAGAAACCGGGTTCAGAAAAGAAGATATTCTACTAACACTTGAATACATGCAGATACTAGTTACAGATGATTTGGGAAATGTGACACTTTCACTTGAACGACTTGAAAATTGGTGCTCACAAAACAAGGTTGTTCCCGGAGTCGACATAAATATCTTAAATTCAGAATGTTTAATACTATGA